The Achromobacter pestifer genome includes a region encoding these proteins:
- a CDS encoding LysR substrate-binding domain-containing protein, which translates to MSRPLNFRQIEAFHAVMLAGTTTGAAQMLRTTQPSVSRLLAQVQQASGLKLFDMERGRLRPTREAKDLFDTVQRHFVGLERIEDRVAAMRRSGSGVLRLACTPALGLGVLPAAIETFAQRYPEVHINMQTVGSQYLREGLLHGTYDLVVTTAPMDGAQLELQGLHDSAAVCVMRPDHPLAAQPSVGIMDLDGRRLLVLNADDDVYLQLRGAMQEHRAQPASEIETTYSSTICALAAAGSGLGVVNPYIAAVFADRLAIRPFTPRLPVRVSMAYPAQTAPSSVTEAFVEILARGFQAQPGAA; encoded by the coding sequence ATGAGCCGACCCCTGAATTTCCGCCAGATCGAAGCCTTCCACGCGGTCATGCTGGCCGGCACCACCACGGGCGCGGCGCAGATGCTGCGCACCACCCAGCCCTCGGTCAGCCGGCTGCTGGCGCAGGTGCAGCAGGCCAGCGGCCTGAAGCTGTTCGACATGGAGCGCGGACGCTTGCGACCCACGCGCGAGGCCAAGGATCTGTTCGACACCGTACAGCGGCATTTCGTGGGCCTGGAACGCATCGAGGACCGCGTCGCGGCCATGCGGCGCAGCGGCAGCGGCGTGCTGCGGCTGGCCTGCACGCCGGCGCTGGGCCTGGGCGTGCTGCCTGCCGCGATCGAGACTTTCGCGCAGCGCTATCCCGAGGTCCACATCAACATGCAGACCGTGGGCAGCCAGTATCTGCGGGAAGGGCTGCTGCACGGCACCTACGACCTGGTGGTGACCACGGCGCCCATGGATGGCGCACAGCTGGAACTGCAGGGCTTGCATGACAGCGCGGCGGTCTGCGTGATGCGGCCGGACCATCCGCTGGCCGCGCAGCCATCGGTTGGCATCATGGACCTGGACGGGCGCCGCCTGCTGGTGCTGAACGCGGATGACGACGTCTATCTGCAGCTGCGCGGCGCCATGCAGGAACACCGGGCGCAGCCCGCCTCGGAGATCGAGACCACGTATTCGTCCACCATCTGCGCGCTGGCCGCCGCCGGCAGCGGCCTGGGCGTGGTCAATCCCTACATCGCGGCCGTATTCGCGGACCGCTTGGCGATACGGCCATTCACGCCGCGCCTGCCGGTCCGGGTCAGCATGGCCTATCCCGCGCAGACGGCGCCGTCGTCGGTGACGGAGGCCTTCGTGGAGATCCTGGCGCGCGGATTCCAGGCGCAGCCGGGCGCGGCCTGA
- a CDS encoding Bug family tripartite tricarboxylate transporter substrate binding protein has protein sequence MNLRRSWRQLLQTLCLGLTAATLPLAAHAQANYPDRPVRIIVPFTAGGSSDIQGRLLAEHLGKLYGQSVVVENRPGAGGHIGGKFVADSGPDGYTLLLGSIGLHATYGVYKNLNYQPARDLKLITIVAEMPHVVVANPGLEANTLAELTALAKAKPETLHFGSAGVGSSVHMVGELYKMAAQAPIVHIPYRGSSAATNDLLGGQIQLLFENVPTTIGYIQAKKLKALAITGATRSPALPDVPTAAEAGLPGLTVTSWTTLAASKDVPDALIEKISADLRRIYADPAFREGLERLGMTPVGNSPAEARAFVERERARWNKVIETEHITAG, from the coding sequence ATGAACCTCCGCCGCTCCTGGCGCCAACTCCTGCAAACGCTGTGCCTGGGCCTGACGGCCGCCACGCTGCCGCTGGCCGCGCACGCGCAAGCCAACTATCCCGACCGGCCCGTGCGCATCATCGTGCCCTTCACCGCGGGTGGCAGCTCCGACATCCAGGGCCGGCTACTGGCCGAACATCTGGGCAAACTCTACGGCCAGTCAGTCGTGGTGGAAAACCGTCCCGGCGCCGGCGGCCACATCGGCGGCAAGTTCGTCGCCGACTCCGGGCCGGACGGCTACACCCTGCTGCTCGGCTCCATCGGCCTGCATGCCACCTACGGGGTCTACAAGAACCTCAACTACCAGCCCGCCCGCGATCTGAAGCTGATCACCATCGTGGCCGAGATGCCGCACGTGGTGGTGGCCAACCCCGGGCTGGAAGCCAATACCCTGGCCGAACTCACCGCCCTGGCCAAGGCAAAACCGGAAACCCTGCACTTCGGCTCGGCCGGCGTGGGCTCGTCCGTGCACATGGTCGGCGAGCTCTACAAGATGGCCGCGCAGGCGCCCATCGTGCATATCCCGTACCGCGGCAGCTCCGCCGCCACCAACGACCTGCTGGGCGGCCAGATCCAGCTGCTGTTCGAGAACGTGCCCACCACCATCGGCTACATCCAGGCCAAGAAGCTGAAGGCGCTGGCCATCACCGGCGCCACCCGCTCGCCGGCCCTGCCCGACGTGCCCACCGCCGCCGAGGCCGGCCTGCCCGGCCTGACGGTGACCTCCTGGACCACGCTGGCCGCCAGCAAGGACGTGCCGGACGCGCTGATCGAGAAGATCAGCGCCGACCTACGCCGCATCTACGCCGACCCGGCGTTCCGCGAAGGCCTGGAGCGCCTGGGCATGACCCCGGTGGGCAACAGCCCCGCCGAGGCGCGCGCCTTCGTCGAACGCGAACGCGCCCGTTGGAACAAGGTCATCGAGACCGAACACATCACCGCGGGCTGA
- a CDS encoding PhoX family protein gives MSYLTDKLRAPHREAQGEVTVPGQMFDEIVAANPQRRTLLKNSFGLSMLSVFGASTLLTACGGSDDDDDDTSGNEPGEGGTKPPPGPDYSVTFTPLADKIVADTVTVPAGYVAEVLYSAGDKCMIGSVGYAGVPQSYPATETQSGGQHDGMHFYALPGVDPNQGGLLVLNHEALDDETLDQSVEGVKTRLSNVGVSVVEIARGANGAWTVKTDSRYNKRYTGNTVYNVSGPAKAVVGDTVVGTLNNCSSGDTPWGTYLTCEETLNNYHYKTGDAGKPADQGYGWVVEIDPQNPDSTAVKRTAMGRFSHENTAFMLDANNRVAFYMGDDTTPGCIYKFVPTKPYDPANRAANMGLLDEGTLYAARFNDDGSGNWIELTVGKNNLTAGATDPGNFTQVASGTVITGKLVNFNTQADVLVNTGAAARVAGATLMDRPEWITVGVDKTLYCTLTNNGSRKRTSAANPRVSNSHGHIIRWHERGDSPLATTFEWDLLLLAGRDKTDGVAANLTGNVNGDTFSSPDGIRVDPKGRLWVQTDAGTSASTTDFFGNNSMYYIDQKTGESKRFLVGPLGCEITGIAYTPDLTTFFINIQHPDKAWNAVRAGGGDARSATVVVRRTDGKPVGA, from the coding sequence ATGTCCTACTTGACTGATAAATTGCGCGCCCCCCATCGCGAAGCCCAGGGCGAAGTCACCGTGCCCGGGCAAATGTTCGACGAGATCGTCGCCGCGAATCCCCAGCGTCGCACTTTGCTGAAGAACAGCTTCGGCCTGTCAATGTTGTCCGTGTTCGGCGCATCGACCCTGCTGACCGCCTGTGGCGGCAGCGACGATGACGACGACGACACCTCCGGCAACGAACCGGGCGAAGGCGGCACCAAGCCGCCCCCCGGCCCGGACTACTCCGTCACGTTCACCCCGCTGGCCGACAAGATCGTCGCCGACACCGTCACCGTGCCCGCGGGCTACGTGGCCGAGGTGCTCTACTCCGCCGGCGACAAGTGCATGATCGGCTCGGTGGGCTACGCTGGCGTGCCGCAGTCCTATCCCGCCACGGAAACCCAATCCGGCGGCCAGCACGACGGCATGCACTTCTATGCCCTGCCCGGCGTGGACCCCAACCAGGGCGGCCTGCTGGTGCTGAACCACGAAGCGCTGGACGACGAGACCCTGGACCAGAGCGTCGAAGGCGTGAAGACCCGTCTGTCCAACGTCGGCGTGTCCGTCGTCGAAATCGCCCGCGGCGCCAACGGCGCATGGACCGTCAAGACCGACTCCCGCTACAACAAGCGCTACACCGGCAACACCGTCTACAACGTCAGCGGCCCGGCCAAGGCCGTGGTCGGCGACACCGTCGTCGGCACGCTGAACAACTGTTCCAGCGGCGACACGCCCTGGGGCACCTACCTGACCTGCGAAGAAACGCTCAACAACTACCACTACAAGACCGGCGACGCCGGCAAGCCGGCCGACCAGGGCTACGGCTGGGTGGTGGAGATCGATCCGCAGAACCCGGACTCGACCGCCGTCAAGCGCACCGCGATGGGCCGCTTCAGCCACGAGAACACGGCCTTCATGCTGGACGCCAACAACCGCGTCGCCTTCTACATGGGCGACGACACCACGCCGGGCTGCATCTACAAGTTCGTGCCCACCAAGCCCTACGACCCGGCCAACCGCGCCGCCAACATGGGCCTGCTGGACGAAGGCACGCTCTACGCCGCGCGCTTCAACGACGACGGCAGCGGCAACTGGATCGAACTGACGGTGGGCAAGAACAACCTGACCGCCGGCGCCACCGATCCCGGCAACTTCACCCAGGTCGCCAGCGGCACCGTGATCACCGGCAAGCTCGTCAACTTCAACACGCAGGCCGACGTGCTGGTCAACACCGGGGCCGCGGCCCGCGTCGCCGGCGCCACGCTGATGGACCGCCCCGAGTGGATCACGGTGGGCGTGGACAAGACCTTGTATTGCACGCTGACCAACAACGGCAGCCGCAAGCGCACCAGCGCCGCCAACCCGCGCGTCAGCAACTCGCACGGCCACATCATCCGCTGGCACGAGCGCGGCGATTCTCCCCTGGCCACCACCTTCGAGTGGGATCTGCTGCTGCTGGCCGGCCGCGACAAGACTGACGGCGTGGCCGCCAACCTGACCGGCAACGTCAACGGCGATACGTTCTCCAGCCCCGACGGCATCCGCGTCGACCCCAAGGGCCGCCTGTGGGTCCAGACCGACGCCGGCACCAGCGCCTCGACCACGGACTTCTTCGGCAACAACTCGATGTACTACATCGACCAGAAGACCGGCGAATCCAAGCGCTTCCTGGTCGGCCCGTTGGGCTGCGAAATCACCGGCATCGCCTACACGCCGGACCTGACCACGTTCTTCATCAATATCCAGCATCCGGACAAGGCCTGGAACGCCGTGCGCGCAGGCGGCGGCGATGCGCGCTCCGCGACGGTGGTGGTGCGGCGCACTGATGGGAAGCCGGTGGGCGCGTAA
- a CDS encoding porin, whose translation MKKIGLSLSLLVVAPQAFAAQSSVELYGMLDSGLTYVSGGGKGSSIHTDICGPQGCNRFGLRGREDLGDGVSTVFVLENGFNLQNGKLGQGGLLFGRQAYVGFSSERHGALTLGRQYDPLSDTVGMFPSSNNFATGYGSHFGDLNNLNQSIRINNAVKYVSPNANGLRLHSMYSFGGKTGDFAANRSWALAGSYANGPLAMAVGYLDIHPPATRANGTGGVYESNGNYVGALGQYVGLQDADAMKVLGVGASYQFGAATVGFTYARTLLRNSQYFVVNGFPGAGNGGDFTMDSYEVMTTYRFTPAFSLGVAYIYNAGRADYQKLKPKFHQVNLGASYTLSKRTELYSAVILQKAGGDGIAPVLGAGGAVVGRSAIAEIPGAGADSGSSRQALVTMGFSHRF comes from the coding sequence ATGAAGAAGATCGGCTTGTCCTTGTCCCTGCTGGTTGTCGCCCCGCAGGCCTTTGCGGCCCAGAGCAGCGTCGAGCTGTACGGCATGCTTGACTCCGGCCTTACCTATGTCAGTGGCGGGGGCAAAGGCAGTTCCATCCACACCGACATTTGCGGTCCGCAGGGCTGCAACCGTTTCGGCTTGCGCGGCCGCGAGGATCTGGGCGATGGCGTGTCCACCGTGTTCGTCCTGGAGAATGGCTTCAATCTGCAGAACGGCAAGCTCGGCCAAGGCGGTTTGCTGTTCGGCCGCCAGGCCTATGTCGGCTTCTCCAGCGAACGCCATGGCGCTCTGACGCTCGGACGACAATACGATCCTCTGTCGGATACGGTCGGCATGTTCCCGTCCAGCAACAACTTCGCGACGGGCTATGGTTCGCACTTCGGCGACCTGAACAACCTGAATCAGTCGATCCGGATCAACAATGCCGTGAAGTACGTGAGCCCGAACGCCAACGGTCTGCGTTTGCACAGTATGTACAGCTTCGGCGGGAAGACGGGCGATTTTGCCGCGAACCGCTCCTGGGCATTGGCTGGCTCGTATGCGAACGGGCCTCTCGCGATGGCGGTGGGCTATCTGGACATTCATCCGCCCGCCACCCGCGCCAATGGCACAGGGGGCGTGTACGAATCCAACGGCAACTATGTTGGCGCGCTGGGTCAGTACGTGGGTTTGCAGGATGCCGATGCGATGAAGGTGCTCGGCGTCGGGGCGTCCTACCAGTTCGGTGCGGCAACCGTCGGCTTCACCTATGCGCGCACACTGCTCAGGAACAGCCAATACTTCGTGGTAAACGGATTTCCCGGCGCGGGCAATGGCGGCGACTTCACGATGGACAGCTATGAGGTGATGACGACCTATCGGTTCACGCCTGCGTTTTCCTTGGGCGTGGCGTACATCTACAACGCCGGCCGCGCGGACTACCAGAAACTGAAGCCGAAGTTCCATCAGGTCAATCTGGGCGCCAGCTACACCCTTTCGAAAAGGACCGAGCTCTACAGCGCGGTCATTCTGCAAAAGGCGGGCGGGGATGGTATCGCGCCCGTGCTGGGCGCGGGCGGCGCCGTCGTCGGACGCTCCGCGATCGCGGAGATCCCTGGGGCAGGGGCCGATTCGGGATCCAGCAGGCAAGCGCTGGTGACGATGGGCTTCAGCCACCGGTTCTGA
- a CDS encoding sodium:solute symporter family protein, translating to MTLGIVFVILLATLAGALGYGRRAKRGKTLAEWAVGGRSLGTLIFWFMNAGEVYTTFAVLGISGYAWALGAPAYLAFCSVSLSYALGYWLMPKIWRAGRAGGFVTQADYFAARYGAPWLGVLTGVIGIASLVIYVQIQLISLGLVVQLTLDGRVSTVTATLAAAALMIAFVFAAGMRSAAFAAGVKDVLMIVVVVVLSATVAGTVGAASLLDIFDMAEAAYPGIGKFPGIDPASPTTSIWLMTSALNIALGNWVFPHLFQMCYSAHSATVIRRNAIWQPLYSLAYFFIILLGFAALLAGTLPPGNNLNAALLQFVATSYPSWVVGLVAGTGFLLALVPGSLLLLSAGTIFTRNIVQPFWKGMPEAMSLRLSRASLICFALIAAFLSIHQGSSLVRILLNAYAAIGMLAPPVFLGFLWKRTTAAGVLAGLVAGFVALLAPFASQYWEAVAPEWEPGLIAMAINAVAVVVVSFLTPAPRPAAIAVGVYPGVLSPSASLRDQRP from the coding sequence ATGACGCTGGGCATCGTATTCGTCATCCTGCTCGCGACGCTCGCCGGCGCGCTGGGCTACGGCCGTCGGGCCAAGCGCGGCAAGACCCTCGCGGAGTGGGCGGTCGGCGGCCGCAGCCTGGGGACGCTGATCTTCTGGTTCATGAACGCGGGAGAGGTCTACACCACCTTTGCGGTGCTGGGCATCTCGGGCTATGCATGGGCGCTGGGCGCGCCGGCCTATCTGGCGTTCTGCTCGGTGTCCTTGAGCTACGCGCTGGGGTACTGGCTGATGCCCAAGATCTGGCGCGCCGGGCGGGCCGGCGGCTTTGTCACGCAGGCCGACTACTTCGCCGCGCGCTATGGCGCGCCGTGGTTGGGCGTCTTGACAGGCGTGATAGGCATCGCCTCACTGGTCATTTATGTGCAGATCCAGCTCATCAGCCTCGGGCTGGTGGTGCAGCTCACGCTGGATGGCCGTGTTTCGACCGTGACCGCAACCCTGGCCGCGGCCGCGCTGATGATCGCGTTCGTGTTCGCGGCCGGCATGCGTTCGGCGGCGTTTGCCGCGGGCGTCAAGGACGTGTTGATGATCGTGGTCGTGGTGGTGCTCAGCGCCACGGTGGCGGGCACGGTCGGGGCCGCCTCGCTGCTTGATATTTTCGACATGGCTGAAGCCGCCTATCCGGGAATCGGCAAGTTTCCGGGTATCGATCCGGCTTCACCGACGACTTCAATCTGGCTCATGACTTCCGCGCTGAACATCGCGCTGGGCAACTGGGTCTTTCCGCATCTTTTCCAGATGTGTTATTCGGCGCACAGCGCAACCGTGATCCGGCGCAACGCCATCTGGCAACCGCTGTATTCGCTGGCCTACTTTTTCATCATCCTGCTGGGATTCGCGGCCTTGCTCGCCGGGACGCTGCCGCCAGGGAACAACCTGAACGCCGCGCTGCTGCAATTCGTCGCGACGTCCTATCCCTCGTGGGTGGTGGGGCTGGTGGCGGGCACGGGCTTCCTGCTGGCGCTGGTGCCCGGTTCGCTGCTGCTCCTGTCGGCGGGCACCATCTTCACGCGCAACATCGTGCAGCCGTTCTGGAAAGGAATGCCAGAGGCGATGTCATTGCGCCTGTCGCGTGCGTCGCTGATTTGCTTTGCCTTGATCGCGGCGTTCCTGTCCATCCATCAGGGCAGCTCGCTGGTGCGGATCCTGCTGAATGCCTATGCCGCGATAGGCATGCTGGCGCCGCCGGTGTTCCTCGGCTTCCTCTGGAAGCGCACCACTGCGGCAGGCGTGCTGGCCGGGCTGGTTGCGGGGTTCGTGGCGCTGCTTGCGCCGTTCGCATCGCAGTACTGGGAGGCCGTGGCGCCTGAATGGGAGCCTGGCCTCATTGCGATGGCGATCAATGCCGTTGCCGTGGTCGTGGTCAGCTTTCTGACCCCCGCTCCCAGGCCCGCCGCGATCGCGGTCGGCGTGTATCCCGGCGTGCTGTCGCCCTCGGCCTCCCTTCGCGACCAGAGACCCTAG
- a CDS encoding DUF3311 domain-containing protein, which produces MENLVQPARRPGRQLHRWLLILPFIWQAALAPLVNEVAYRPLALPFPMAWQMAGIVLASIVIGLVFRLDRLAGVEDEEAAFLAATVAQNGSHP; this is translated from the coding sequence ATGGAAAATCTGGTTCAACCGGCTCGCCGCCCTGGGCGGCAGCTGCATCGATGGCTGCTCATCCTTCCCTTCATCTGGCAGGCGGCGCTCGCTCCGCTGGTGAACGAGGTGGCATACCGGCCGCTGGCCCTGCCGTTCCCGATGGCCTGGCAGATGGCTGGAATCGTGTTGGCCAGCATCGTGATCGGCCTGGTGTTCCGGCTGGACCGGCTTGCCGGCGTCGAGGACGAGGAAGCGGCTTTCTTGGCGGCGACCGTCGCGCAGAACGGGAGCCATCCATGA
- a CDS encoding helix-turn-helix domain-containing protein, with translation MIGERLKELRTARNLSLRDLAAQAGVSATLLSQVERSVTDPSLETIRRLAAVFGESITSLFAEPSAPSVWISRPGNRTKLTAPAGQVSYERLTAGQGDLEVLRAVLEPGQVSADEPRGHPSTECVYVIHGELIAQIAGVDYLVASGESISFDARLAHRYRNDSTATTEILLSITPPSP, from the coding sequence ATGATTGGTGAACGCTTGAAAGAGCTGAGGACGGCGCGCAACCTGTCGCTGCGCGACCTGGCGGCCCAGGCTGGGGTTTCCGCAACCCTGCTGAGCCAGGTGGAGCGCTCGGTCACCGACCCCAGCCTCGAAACCATCCGCCGCTTGGCCGCGGTGTTCGGCGAATCCATCACTTCGCTCTTTGCGGAACCCAGCGCGCCTTCGGTCTGGATCAGCCGTCCTGGCAATCGCACGAAATTGACCGCCCCAGCGGGACAGGTCAGCTATGAACGGCTGACCGCCGGCCAAGGCGATCTGGAAGTGCTGCGGGCGGTGCTCGAACCCGGACAGGTTTCCGCGGACGAACCCCGCGGCCACCCGTCGACCGAATGCGTCTACGTCATCCACGGCGAGCTGATCGCACAGATCGCTGGCGTGGACTACCTGGTCGCCAGCGGCGAGAGCATCTCGTTCGACGCCAGGCTTGCGCACCGCTACCGCAACGACTCCACCGCAACGACCGAAATCCTGCTTTCCATCACCCCCCCCAGCCCCTGA
- a CDS encoding VOC family protein, producing MQNNPLGISRIDHVSWTVEKLDPVVTFYERVFGARVLYRLGPVHATQLPGAADGRDWTEAHLGVKGAGLELAMLVLPGGARIEIFEYEKTPDHGGGPASCDRVGSYHLSIEVQDLDAAAQVLRDNGCTVFERIAFSDGPTSGSQFQRFLDPWMNIFELAAHARPA from the coding sequence GTGCAGAACAATCCCTTGGGAATTTCTCGTATCGATCACGTGTCCTGGACCGTCGAAAAACTCGATCCGGTGGTCACGTTCTATGAGCGCGTTTTCGGCGCGCGGGTGCTGTACCGGCTTGGCCCGGTCCATGCCACGCAACTGCCGGGCGCCGCGGATGGGCGCGACTGGACCGAGGCGCATCTGGGCGTCAAGGGCGCCGGGCTCGAGCTCGCCATGCTTGTACTGCCCGGCGGCGCCAGGATCGAGATCTTCGAATACGAGAAGACCCCCGACCATGGCGGCGGCCCCGCCTCCTGTGACCGGGTAGGCAGCTACCACCTCAGCATCGAGGTGCAGGATCTGGACGCGGCAGCGCAAGTGCTGCGCGACAACGGATGCACGGTCTTCGAACGCATCGCCTTCTCCGACGGGCCCACGTCGGGCTCGCAATTTCAGCGCTTTCTGGACCCCTGGATGAACATCTTCGAACTTGCAGCCCATGCCCGGCCTGCCTGA
- a CDS encoding RidA family protein produces MTRIAINPDSLYASLPFGFSHATEQRGARSLHLAGQVAWDKDRNLIGTGDVVAQARQALDNLKQVLAAAGATPADVLRLRTYVVNHRPENLGPICAEISAFYGDAIPGANTFIGVQALALPEFLIEIEADAALDQGTPA; encoded by the coding sequence ATGACACGCATCGCCATCAACCCGGACTCCCTGTACGCGAGCCTGCCATTCGGCTTCTCGCATGCCACTGAACAGCGAGGCGCGCGCAGCCTGCACCTGGCCGGCCAGGTCGCATGGGACAAGGATCGCAACTTGATCGGCACGGGCGACGTGGTCGCGCAAGCACGCCAGGCGCTGGACAACCTAAAGCAAGTGCTGGCCGCCGCCGGGGCCACGCCGGCTGACGTGCTGCGCCTGCGCACCTACGTAGTCAATCACAGGCCGGAGAACCTGGGACCGATATGCGCGGAAATCAGCGCCTTCTATGGCGACGCGATACCCGGGGCCAACACCTTCATCGGCGTTCAGGCGCTGGCCCTGCCTGAATTCCTCATCGAAATCGAAGCCGACGCGGCACTGGATCAAGGAACCCCTGCATGA
- a CDS encoding dihydrodipicolinate synthase family protein, whose protein sequence is MNRNDINWTGYIPAITTPFKRDGDLDWTALPQQLEWYVQERMHGVILAGTSGEWFSMNEAERALLFQESSRAINRRITVLGGCNAYTAAEAIQHARAAQRAGLDGIILTPPPYIVPSRRELVQFYQDVSDATDIPICIYNWPRGCVVDMDVDLLDELADIDHVVAVKNSTPDFGMFLKGAYQLGHKVRYFNMPTSALGADLSALGVADGLMGAGGVLGSDHPDFWRRIAAGDKAAAIMLGERDRVIMGAWFNKDFAGNFGSAQAILKTALRLRGVPAGYVRRPLLDLTEAEVDKVRATLEGLGIATVPLEQS, encoded by the coding sequence ATGAACCGTAACGACATCAACTGGACCGGGTACATCCCCGCCATCACCACGCCCTTCAAGCGCGATGGCGACCTGGACTGGACAGCCCTGCCCCAACAACTCGAGTGGTACGTGCAGGAACGCATGCACGGCGTGATTCTTGCCGGGACCTCGGGCGAATGGTTCAGCATGAACGAAGCGGAGCGCGCGTTGCTGTTTCAGGAATCGAGCCGCGCGATCAACCGCCGCATCACCGTCCTGGGCGGCTGCAATGCCTATACCGCCGCGGAAGCCATCCAGCATGCGCGCGCCGCGCAACGCGCGGGACTGGACGGCATCATCCTGACGCCGCCCCCCTACATCGTGCCCAGCCGCAGGGAACTCGTTCAGTTCTACCAGGACGTCTCCGACGCCACCGACATCCCCATCTGCATCTACAACTGGCCGCGCGGCTGCGTCGTCGACATGGACGTGGATCTCCTGGACGAGCTGGCCGATATCGACCATGTGGTCGCGGTCAAGAACTCCACGCCCGACTTCGGCATGTTCCTGAAGGGCGCGTATCAATTGGGCCACAAGGTCCGCTACTTCAACATGCCCACCTCGGCGTTGGGCGCCGACCTGTCCGCGCTGGGCGTGGCCGACGGCCTCATGGGCGCCGGCGGCGTGCTGGGCTCGGATCACCCTGACTTCTGGCGCCGCATAGCGGCCGGCGACAAAGCGGCGGCCATCATGCTGGGCGAGCGCGACCGGGTCATCATGGGCGCCTGGTTCAACAAGGATTTCGCCGGCAATTTCGGCAGCGCCCAGGCCATACTCAAGACGGCGCTGCGGCTGCGCGGCGTGCCCGCCGGATATGTCCGCCGCCCCTTGCTGGATCTGACCGAGGCCGAAGTCGACAAGGTCCGCGCCACGCTGGAAGGGCTGGGCATCGCGACGGTGCCGCTGGAACAATCGTGA
- a CDS encoding NAD(P)/FAD-dependent oxidoreductase yields the protein MTPATPADANACVRASTLVIGGGLLGCAIAYYLAKAGVDVVLAEKSQINSQASGRNAGSLHFQLEYRMIEHGLESARKAAEAIPLHLHAQRAWSGLAAELQDDLGVVQHGGLMVAETGEQVERLEQKVALEQAAGLQIELLDRNAVRSRAPYLSPAILAAAFCPGEGKADPRRSALAYARAAARLGARIRSATGVRSLQRDGRTWRIALDGGVSCQADNVVLAAGVWSGRIAQMAGVTLPVSAVGLTMAATARTQPFIKHLIQHAGRRLSMKQTPEGNVLIGGGWPAALPQSAGILDLERQPELLLPSLAGNLHAATAVIPAVGELPVLRVWTGATALVSDQLPLIGAVPKAAGLFIATGGSAFTLGPTYAQILADDILGRPRTFDASPYDPKRFGSLTFA from the coding sequence GTGACTCCTGCCACACCCGCGGATGCGAACGCCTGCGTTCGCGCCTCCACGCTGGTCATCGGCGGCGGCCTGCTGGGCTGCGCAATCGCCTACTACCTTGCCAAGGCCGGCGTCGACGTAGTGCTGGCCGAAAAAAGCCAGATCAACAGCCAGGCCTCTGGCCGCAACGCAGGCAGCCTCCATTTCCAGCTCGAGTACCGCATGATCGAGCACGGCCTGGAAAGCGCGCGCAAGGCCGCCGAAGCCATTCCCCTGCACCTGCACGCCCAGCGCGCCTGGAGCGGCCTTGCCGCCGAACTGCAGGACGATCTCGGCGTGGTCCAGCATGGCGGGCTGATGGTGGCCGAAACCGGCGAGCAAGTGGAACGGCTGGAGCAGAAGGTTGCGCTCGAGCAAGCCGCCGGCTTGCAGATCGAGCTGCTCGATCGCAACGCGGTGCGGAGCCGGGCGCCCTACCTGAGCCCTGCCATCCTGGCGGCGGCTTTCTGCCCTGGCGAAGGCAAGGCTGATCCGAGGCGCAGCGCATTGGCCTATGCCCGGGCGGCCGCCCGCCTGGGCGCGCGCATCCGCAGCGCAACTGGCGTGCGCTCGCTGCAACGCGACGGACGGACCTGGCGCATCGCGCTGGACGGCGGCGTATCCTGCCAGGCCGACAACGTGGTGCTTGCCGCGGGCGTATGGTCGGGCCGGATCGCGCAAATGGCGGGCGTGACGCTGCCAGTAAGCGCCGTCGGCCTGACCATGGCCGCCACCGCGCGAACCCAACCGTTCATCAAGCACCTGATCCAGCATGCGGGGCGGCGCCTGTCCATGAAGCAGACGCCCGAAGGCAATGTGCTCATCGGCGGCGGCTGGCCCGCCGCGCTGCCCCAGAGCGCCGGCATTCTCGACCTCGAGCGTCAGCCAGAACTGCTGCTGCCCTCGCTGGCAGGCAACCTGCACGCCGCCACGGCCGTCATTCCTGCCGTCGGGGAGCTGCCGGTGCTGCGCGTCTGGACCGGCGCCACCGCGCTGGTTTCCGACCAGTTGCCGCTCATTGGCGCCGTTCCCAAGGCCGCCGGCCTTTTCATCGCCACAGGCGGATCGGCTTTCACCCTGGGGCCCACCTATGCGCAAATCCTGGCCGACGACATACTCGGCCGGCCCCGGACGTTCGACGCCTCTCCCTACGACCCCAAACGCTTCGGGAGCCTGACCTTTGCCTGA